Below is a genomic region from Fusarium oxysporum Fo47 chromosome XI, complete sequence.
AGAATCGGCGAGATGAGCGAAAATAGCACCATAGAGGTCTTTCATGTAATATTAAACGCACCGAAGTGCTTCGGCCTCACCGCGACTGACCTCTTGAAAGCTGAGGCAACTAACTTGTCAATGACCTTGAGCTCCAGCGAGTCTTCGAGATAATGTGTCTTGGATACAAGCTCATATCTCAGAAAAGCTCGGAATAGGCGCTTTCTTTCAACGTCTCTGAGCGCATCTACCCTGAGGATATCGATGCCAATGGGCTGGCCTCTAAACTGCAGCTGGTCGGCATTGGAATAAGGGCTTGGCATACACAGATAAGCGCGAGACGGATAGGTTGATGTGGCCTTTGTGATATAGTCCTCGATATATCTTGCAAGTCGAGTGTAGAGTCTGTCAAGTCGATCGATAGTAACCGAATCGTAGAGTAGGAATGGATTCTAAAGGTGCCCTTCCCTCCATATCTCACTGTGTAGCCACGGGTTCTTCAAAGGGAATTTTGCAACGACCAGAGCATCTTGGAGTAGGCCTCCAGGAGGCTCAGCTTGAAGGTGAGCCCTTTTAATGTCCTCTTTCGATTCGCGATAATGCTGAAGGATTTTAGGTGATGCAGAGAGAAGCGGTTTGATGTTTGATCTGGTCCTGAGGTGAAGCAGGATCATCACATTGATCTCGGgcggaagagaagagaaacaaTCCATGATGGGGTTGATCTTACCTAAGCTTGGGGTGGCGGCGAAGACTTGTTTTTGTCGTTGAACGGCGTTCATCTTATTTTTGGTTTAGATCgcgttgttgttgttgccTGGAGGCTGGATGAATAGATGGGTTGGTAGAAGGATGGCCGCTTTATAGACTTGTGGAGATATGCGCTCAATAAAAATACACTTTTTACAATTGCCATAAAGTAAAGCATGATGCGCAGTCGAATTAACTCTATGTGCGAGACAAACACAAATTCTCTTCAATATAAAGTCAGTTTTGCTCACCAAGTATCGGCTGGCCTTATACTGCGGTATCAGCCTCATTTGCGAACCACCACAAGGCAGAAAGTGGCGTTACAGCTCACTTAAAACATGTAGAAAATTACTTTCCCGCTTCCTTTAAaatctcaagaagaagagaaagaactCTGCCCGCAGAAACATTGAGACTGTCACCTGATCTCTTTTACTCATCCCAAGACACGCCGCAACCAAGATATCAAGTTCAGATGACTCAGACAGTAGCATCACAGTTTCCGATGAATCGGATATCGAAAGCATTATCAGCGAATCTGAgggagatgaagaggcgGGCTTCGACGAAATTGACGATCAGTTTTCTGATAGCGATGATGGCAATCAGGTTTTTGGGTCTGTATTCCTTGAAGGAACCGAAAGTGCTCTCAACTGTGTGTATAAATCTGCTGAATTTCACATAAACAAAGGGGAGATTAATGCGCTACAGTAATGTTCTTCGCCGGCGGCAGCATCGCTGGTGCCATTGCCCAGACTTTCGACACCAATAGGACTACTGATCAGCCTATGGCTCAGGCTGCTGGTGTGCCAAGCCTACTTGTATGCCTTTTCGATGAGCCTTATCTAATCCTACTTCCAGAAACGGAGAACGATATGGACAGCGTGGATCTTGGCAGTGATGATATTAGCACTGAGGTCCATGCGAATATATCACACACTCAAACGGATGCTTTCCCCAGCACCAGGAATTCCTCGGTAGCCAACACAACCGCGCCATATACAAGCAAAGCATCGAAGGCTGTACGGGCTCTGGAAGCCCAGATTGCCCGTGACATATGCCGCAATCATCTAAGCATGCCTTTACCAGGACAAATCTATGGAACAACGTCTAACACAACTACTCGACTTGTCCAGGTGCCCCATAATCCAGGTTTCCTGGAATGTCTAGGTTGGCGTCTTCGACGTACATTCCTTCAGCCGAATATACATACCCCTTTGCCCTCTCCCTCACACATCCGCGTGCTTTTCATCCAGCCTGGAGTGAATGAGGACACTCTGGTGGCCTCGTTCGAACTCTTGGGTTTGAACGCAGCAAACATTCGATTTGAAGCTATTTCTTACCAGTGGCCAGAAAGCGTCGATGCGTCTTGGAGGTGAGCAAATGTCTATCAACGCGTATCTCCGAAATAttctgcttcatcttcagcgCGAACAACATATTCGGGTTGTGTGGGCCGATGCATTGTGTATCAACCAATCTGACCACGCGGAACGTCTACAGCAAGTCAGTATAATGCAGAAGATATATTCCCAAGCATTCAGAGTCATCGGTTTTGTTGGCAAGGACTACACTCATGCGGGTATGTGCTTCAATGCCATCAAAGCTTTGACTTCAGCATGGTTCGAAGTTCGGAAAAGCTTTGGCCAAGATGATAGTACCTCTTCAACACCTGGTAACATTTATGGCCGTGTTTGAACGAGGCTTCTATGGGTCGAATCGTTGAGGTATTTCAAAGTGGCTATTGGAAGCGGTTATGGGTGGTCCAAGAATTAGTTTCCTCCCGTCGTGCAATCATTCGATGGGGAGACGCGAAATGTCCTGGACTTTGCTAGGGCTCGCAACGACTCTGATTAGGAACAACAAAAGCTTGATGACAATGTTCAATCGTATCGATAAGTTAAAAAAGTCTCCTGTCCCTTTCCAAGGAAGCCCGGACGCTCGGACTGGTCTGATGAACGCTTATCTCATGTATCGAATGTCTTCAACCCAGTTTCGAGGCGATTCAATGTCGTTTTTGGATGTCCTCCGACTGACGCGGAATTTCGATGTTTCAGAACGTTTGGATCGAATATACGCTATTTTAGGCCTTCCGAGTCGACACACGGGGCCAGGACGCACGTCTATACCTCCAGACTATCGCCTACTCCCAGATGGGTTATACAGTCGCGTCTTTTACTGGGTCTATCGAACTCATGATGAACCCCTTGAGATCCTCTCCGCGATCCGACATACTTCGCTATTTTACCCTGACTTTCCAACATGGATACCACGTTGGCATGTGAAACCAATCAGGAGCATTGGTATCTCTCATAGAGCTAGTATGAAGTTTGATGCGTCAGCTGGTTGGAAATCAAAACCTCCGGCAAAGCTTGCTTGGAGTAGAAACGAGCGACATTTGATCCTCCAGGGATTTGTCCTCGCATCTGTAACATCTGCTCACCGAGTGTTTCCTACAGCAAGCACGAAGGATCGCCTATCCCGTCATAAGAAACTCAAAACACACAATACCGGGCTGAATCACTGGCTGAACGTGCATGTGCATAGCTATGATGATATACAAGCTCGATTACCTCTCATCTTGTCATCTGGTCAAGATTGGTACGGCAACATCTTGAAGGAGCAGAATAGTATAGATGAGCATACTACATCTTTTGTAAAGTGGAGTCAGAGGTACTTCAGAAACGCGAaggcttgtgatgaagaggCTGTTAGATACGGACAGGCTGTGAACAACGTGTGTCGCGACCGACAAATATTCACCGCGACGAACTGCTTGCTGGGACTTGGGCCTAATCTTCTTAGGAAAGGCGATTTGGTATGTGTTGTTGCTGGAGGTCCGGTTCCTTATATTCTACGACCTTTGGGTGATGATACATTTTACTATGTTGGAGAGTGCTATGTGGCTGGATACATGTTTGGAGAGGCCGTGGCGGAATGGAGGTCACAAGCACaggcttccttgagcttgcgAATATTTACCTTGAGGTAGAGTCATGGTCTTACCCACCTGCTCTACAACTAGATTAAGAGTCACCATCTCTTGAAAGCTGACTCACAACGCGAGACTAGTGATTGAGACCTTGATTCAGTTAGACCCCGTAACCTATGTGATTCCCTGTCACTAGTACGACGCTATTGGATTATAGGAATTGGAGTACCTCAAGCACTGTCACGCATTATAATACTACTGGTAATCCTGTCTCTCGCCCGCAGCGAATATCCCTAAAACCAGATATATGCCGGCATATATGGGAGGTCTTAGCAGTTGCCGTCTAGAAATCTATTCGTGATTCAAGTACGTCCTTTTTCTATTTAATCCGTGTCTTTCTGTGACCTCTTCCAACATAACCCTCGCAGAAGCCATAACCTTGAAACCACCAATCgttttaaaatataatttagCACTTTCTACCTTGAAGCATCTTCAAAATGCCGCGCAAAACGGAGGATTATTTCAACAACCACGTTGGAAAACAGTACTATTTCCACTTCATTGATGATTACTTGATTGCAGATTCATTAAAGTTCGTCGACGCTCTGCGGTGGCACTTTGGCCAGGAGGCAGAGGGGAACAGAGATTGGAGTCTTACCGGACCTGTTAATGGCAAATGGCGTATCCACGCATGGGTCCAGAGAGACCTTATCACTCAGCTCCGAACTAGCACGTCGTACACACACGACACAGGGCTGGCCTAATGGAATGTTCCACTAGTGAGCGATAGAGCTCGGTGTGGTAACGCCGTGCGAGATTCCGGAAGACCTCGATTAGATTACTTACATCTATATACAAGCAGTTACTTGTAGACATGGTGTTTGCACGGTGACAACTATTGAATTCGCTCCGGTTGGTTttctttaataattataactgCGCTATATGACTGAACCCAGCTATTTGACTGTGGAAACGAGTATATTCAGGCGCCTAGTGAAGTTATTTGCTGTTAGGTACCCTACACCTAGACATTCGGAAGTGGAGAAGCAAAGGGCGAGAAAATGATTGGATCATGTGCGGTAGCGGAGCGGAAGAACGAAAGCCTCATCTTGAGACACGGCAACTGGCGAATGAAAACAGTAAACAGCCAGAGACCTCCAGAAGTACAAAATGACAACATTGAATaaaggaacaagaagaagcaaattACCTAATAAGAAGCGACCTTTctgaaggaagagagagTTTTCATCACCGTGCACGTTGACTAGTCAGCCTCATCTAAGTCTCGCCGAGCGCAGCAAAAAAACTCTGCACTCGCTAAACAAACAGCTTAGTCACTGTATCCACAATACCTCTCTATAAAAGTCTGCTCTGTCGCCAACCATTTGgacttttcttcttttcttcttcatgtcgACAATACTTCAGAGAATCATTTCTATAGTATTCGACCTTCTCTTGGTTCCCTAAAAGAGCCACAGATCCCACCCTGGTTGATGAATGAATATCCTCGATGCCCTAGAGTGAATACCCCTTTTGGTCCTCTCGATCTGTCCGCAAGGATGGCGGTGGTTGCTCTTTGAGTAGCCGCTGTATAGAGAGATGTTActcttgatgatctcggCCCCCAGAGCGGTCTGCCCTCGGGCGCGCTTTTGGGGCGGGCATTGATGGACGTCTGACAGGCTTCTTTTTTCGTTGCTTTCTGAGGCTTGCCTTGGTAGTGAGGAAGAAATGTGAACATTATGAACTGCACTGATACTCTCATCCTATTGAGCGTTGTAGGTGATGGGTTCCCAAATCACGCCCAATTGACGAGACCGAGAGGTAGCAGCTCCTGTATAACTGAAGCTGACTGCACTACTCCATGATAACAGGAATGATCAAATGGCTGTCGTACTTCCCTCCTGTGTGAACATGATGCCGCCCGATATTCTCATCTTCTGGTTCTGTCAAGCGACACAAGTCAGTCTCAGGTAGGCACATGTCATGTCCAGAATCGTTCAGCGCTATGCCCTCACCAGCAGCAAACACAGCCCAATCGGCCAGATGGGGATCTCAATGCGGACAGTTGTACCTGGAGTGATGGGCTGTCGAACGCGGTGGCTGTAAAAAACGTCTGTCTCGTGTGACGAGTCGTCGGACACAATGAGTCCGCCCTCTGCATTGAGAGAGATGTGGTGTGAAGCTCGGAGGAAGCCCTGCGGACCCCAGGTTTTGGCCGTGTTTACATCAGGTACCTGGTCAATAGCAGCAGGACAAGGATAGTTGAGATGTGAGAGCTGCCGGCCTTTGTTGTCGATCTTGCGGATCTGCACAACGACGTCGAAGTTGTCATGATCAGGGCATAACATAAGTAACACTGCTTTGGGGTAGCCAGCCAGCTCAGTTGTGACGTCAAACTTAGCTATAAAGGTCTGGCATTCGTTGAGTCCCATGTATGTTTTTGAGGTGGCCAAGACTTACCAATCCATTACTCAAACTCCTTCCTTCATAGGAGTTTATGTATTCCTGATTTGGTTCTAGATCCACCAGCGTTCCTGTTGTTCCATCAAGGTATAGAGTTCGAAGCCTTTGTCTTGTAAGGGGATAACTCCGCTCAGGCCTCTCGACAACAGTCGTGGCGGAACTCCCATCTGCCTCAAAGCCAAGCAGTTACAGCCGGACACGAGGCGTTGAGGATTCCCAGCTGGCCTTGTTGCCTGTGCAAGGTTTGCAATAAAAGTCGAAAAACTGCTGAAGTTCATCCGAGACGGATGGTCGATACATGCTGTGCCCTTGTCAGTCAACAGTTAACCAGCCATGTTCGGCCATGGGTATATGTGAGATGACGCAGCATCatatgagaagaaggaaagaaagcaGTATTGCTTACACTCTTGGAAAGGATGGACTCGAAGCCATTTCTTTTCGGGTCTTGGCTTATCGGAAAGTCTGGAACGAGCCATAAGTGTGCAGCATGCTTGAGTATGAAGCAACAACATACATAGGAATATTATCGATGTTCTCAACAGGAATTCTCTTGGCCTTCCAGTAGTCTTCGTACAGTGGACATTTCTCGAGCATGGCACCAACATTCTCAACACCTTCAGGCCCCGCAAACCCATTTAAGATCATTCAGTGAAGGCCAGGGATATATAGGCGTCCTCCTCTGGCAACATAGTGACGAAACAGATCCGTATAACCTCCCCAGGGAGCGATGGCTTTCAGTGCAGGATGGTGCATTCTTGAAGCAAAGTTAATTTGCGAAATAGCCAACCATAAATTTCCTGCCATAACGATAAAGCCATTGCACCAAGGCTATTAGACAGCCAATCGATAACATCATAAATAtcctctgcttcttgaatGCCCTAGCGCGCAATGACTCCTTTGCTATAACCAGCACCACGGGCATCAATATTCAACACAGCATAGCCACGTTCGGCCTACTCGGCAGGATCTAGGGCCTCGAACTTTTCATAGCTTGATATGCAATCAAGTGCGATTCCCGCTTGATAGGGTGCCATAAAGTCGTAATTTTGAGGACCAGTCCCAGTTTTACCATACGGGCTCCACGGAAGGATACACGGGACAGGCTATATATCTGATGTTACGGGGCGGAAGATATCTGCATATAGACAAGTACCATCGCGAACCGCAATGGCTCGGTCTCGCTCATATATAGTTTGTACACCAAATGGCCTTTGACCCGGAAAGCGGACATGGCCTGCTTCTAGAACTCGACGTCCCGGGTTAAAACCGTCATAATTATAACGGGGATACTCAGATGCTGGAGTGATTTTTGATATGATGGCATCGGGGAATAGTTCCTGGATTTTCTGGGGTTTGACAGGTGGGTGAGTAGTTGGTGTCATTTCGATATATGAAAGAGTGAGATGATTTGATCAAGTGCAGTCTTCTAGAAGATGCAGATGGAATAGAACCATGTAGCGCACCTAAAGACCATCTTATAAGATGCTTCTGAGTTGGACATATTCTTATTCGACTTCTCCGTTCTTAGACAGCCGGACCTGCCGGGCTGGCATAAGGGTTCTCGGCAGTTGCTGCTGCATATCTAAGCCAGCTCAAAGCCGTCTTACCCATGCCAGGACACACAAGGCTAGTTGGCAGACTTGACCGATTTTAGTTAGAGGCGGGGAAAATCCGCTATCGGGATACCGACGGAATGAGATCGGAAGTTCCGTAATCTATAACAACGATGTTTCTCTCATTGACTTTTAACAATTTTCCAGAGCTTTCCTTAAACCGATCAATATCAGTACTCCGCCCTTCAAATCTATACACGGCCATCAGTCGCTCCATATTTGTCGTCACTCATATATTGGCGCCATGGTTACTTCAAGAGTCGATCCCGCTGGTTAGTGGCCTTCGAGCCAGTCACTACCTTTCGATCTGAGCGAACGATGttaataaactatataaaatagatGCTTTGCAGGTTGCTGCAATTACTTTCGACTGGGGAGACAGCCTCGACGCAAAGGTTTGTACGGTCATTCCATGTTAAGGACCAAACTTACCTAACCGACTCGCAGGACTGGGATCGCCTGGCCAGCATCGTCGCCCCAGAACTGGTTGTATGAGTTCccgaaaaaaaaaacactTAAACATTATTCTGCTAATATGATATCCTCAAGGTCGATTATACCGTCGTGACGGGTGAAAAGTGGGATGCCATGCCAGCTAAAGACTTTGTCGCCATGGTTTCAGACCCAGGATTTGTTGGCGACGCTCTTGTTGACAGCCAGCATTTTATCGGGGCTTCCAAATATGAAGTTCTCTCAGATGGCCGTATAGTCGGTACTCACCAGCTCCGAGCTGCCCACCAGCGATATACAGGGCCTGATAAGAAGACTGTTGAGGCCAAGGGCCACTGCCATGCTGTTATGCAACATACTTATGCAAAGGTTGATGGCGAATGGAAGTTGGCGGGCTTAAAGCCGACCATGTACTGGAATGAGCATGATTTTTCTAAGATTTTCAAAGGAAGCCAGTAAAGTGTGTTTATAATACGCGATAGCTCGAATATAGTTCATGCACTTTTCTAATCAATGCCATTCATGCCCTTGATGTCCAGATAAACCCCGatcgttgatgttgagaaatGCTTCTTAACGGCTAAGATCAAAGCAAACTCTACTTCTCATCTCCCTCGTTTCATGCCTGGATAAACACGGTATATAGTGCTAATGCATATAGAAAAGAGAATTTAGTCTGATCGAAGTAAAACTGGAGTAAAACTCCGAGCTGCATGTGACAGTCAAAGCGCGTTACttatcatcaccaagactgCGCCCGTTCACGCTAGAAAGCATAACGTGATAGGCAAGTTTGCGCCATGACCTTTCTGTTCgaaacatcaccatcttgAAACTAAGGTTAATGTACCAAAATAAGGTTCAAGACGGAAATACAACGTCAATGCGCAGGACCCCAGATGCCGTCTCCTCGTGGCTTATAACTACCAAGACAGGTTTCCAGAAATATTCCAAGGCTTGGTTTCCTTCACGACATTCATTTAACTTCTACACTCTTTAATCATGTCTGATAGATCTTGGTGTGAGCATAGCGAAAGGGCCAATGAAGTTAGAAGTGAAGTTCAGGGGAATAATAAGGTGTCTATGAAGAGTTTGCTGTTATTACTTGTAAGTGctatcttcatcctctttcACAATTGTGAGCTGAGATTTGCTTCTAGTCGATCAATCTGGTATACTTCGTCCATGTTGCCAATGTCGTTGGATCTGGTGCCTTGACCAGAGACATCTCCGCTGTTGTTGGCGGCGCCCACGATTCTGTCTGGTACAGTGAAGTGATCGCAATCTTGACAGCCCTTCTTGGCAttcctgcttctcaagccGCCGATCTCTGGGGTCGCAAGACGATACTCGTTTGCTTAACGAGCTGTGGCTTTTTCGGGTCTCTCACTATCGCTAAAGCTTCATCTTCCGGTACAGCCATCGCTGGATTTGCCGTTTTAGGCATCTCATTCGGTGCGCAGCCGCTTCTCCATGCCATTTCTTCTGAGGTCGTTGCTCGCAAGTATCGTCCTTGGGCACAGGGCAGTATCAATGTATCAGCTTCTCTGGGAGCCATTGTCGGCCTTTTGATTGGTGGCGTGTTGACTAGACATGAGCATCATGATGGCTTCCGGGCCTACTGGTATATGGTTGCTGGCATATATGCAGTTGCGACAGTCGCATGTCAATTCTTTTACAACCCGCCTCCGAGAGCCTTGGAAATTGTTCTCACCGTATCAGAGAAAATGCGTAACCTGGACTGGGTCGGGTACGGCTTCTTGACTCCTGCGCTTGTCCTCTTCTGCATGTCTCTCGCTTGGAGTGGGAACCCATATTCATGGACAGACGCCCATGTACTGGCCACATTTCTCATTGGTGTACTTTCGGGAGTGGCCCTTATCGTCTATGAGACATCGATCAAAAAGAACGGCATGTTTCATCATCGTCTCTTTCGCGATCGGAACTTTGCACTAGCTTTGGGTTGCATCTTTGCCGAGGGCATGGCATTCCACTGTGGCAACAACTATTTCGCCTTTGAAGTCAGTGTTCTCTTTGCAACCGATAATCTTATCATTGGGGCCCAGTACAGCATGGCCTTCATAGCTCTGGGTATTTCTGCCATCGTGAGCGGTATATGGTGCTCCATCAGTAAGGCTTTGCGTTTCCCGATTATCCTGGCCTTTGGCTTCAAGATCCTGTTTATGGTCCTGATGGCTACTGTCTCCAAGTCCACACCTCAAGCCCTCATCTGGATATACCCCATAACTCTAGGTCTCGGATTGGGTGTTTGCATGCCAGCGCTGATTACAGTAGCTCATTTTGCAACACCTCGAGAATTGATCGCGATTACATCCGGTCTTATGATCTCTATCAGAAGTTTGGGAGGATCTATTGGGTTGGCCGTATTCAACGCTATCTTCTCTAATGGGCTCTCATCCAACTTGGCACCCAAGATATCTCATGCCGTCTTGCCACTTGGCTTCCCCGAAAGGGAGTTGCCTCAACTCATACCCGCCCTTGCCCATAACGATACAGTGGCGCTCAAACAGATTCACGGCATTTCTCCAGAAATAATTCACGCCGGGGTCGATGGCCTTCTGGAAGCTTACCGTGTAAGCTTTCGCGGTGTCTGGTTGACCACTGCGAGTCTATGTCTCGTCGCTAGCATCGGTGAGTGGATAACAAAGACAAGTGAACCTCAGGGAGAATTTGATTGCTAATCATTCATCTTAGCCGGTTTCTTTCTACGCGATCCCACTGAGAAGTTTACTTCCCAGATCGACGCGCCCATTGCACTGGATACAGAGGTTGTAGAGATCGAGAAGAGGACAAAGATTCCAGGCGATTCTGCTTAGGAGGCTATACATCCCGTGATAGGGACATTTCAGAGTTGTAAACTTTAGTACGATAGTGCAAGACATTAATTCCATTTCTTTATTATCAGCCACGTTTCTCCAACATTGCAATGCCCATTCAAGGAAACCTCACAAATGGTGCCACATATGTTGTCATGTACACCCCTTTCTTCTGTGAGAAGTTGAATGAGACAAAGGTATGCTCAGTTGGTGTCGTGACCGTATCATCAATGACATCACTCCCACTACAGCTATTAGCATCACGGTCATAAGAAAGATCAGTAATTACTTACTATGCATCCGACACAATCTTCTGGTATGTGCCCTCCTCACCCCAAGCCCATCCTCTTTTACGGAAGACCTTCTCCATTGCTTCGGTAGCATCCTTGTCGCTCTTGAAGTATTGGTTCAAAGGCACATAAATCTTGACCTCAGGGATGCCTTGATCAGGCCTAAGTTCCCAGCTGAAGCACGCTCCGCTGACATCAGGCTTATtctccaagatcttcttTGAGAACTTCTCATCGAATTCCTTGTCCTCTGGCTCGTTTATGAGGATATGCCACATATCACGAAGAACCGCTAGACCATCCATTGTTGTTTTGTCTGTGACTTGACCTCCCAGGGTGACGTGCTGTACAACTGCTTCCCAGGTGTTGGACTGAGGTTCGATGTAGATTTTGACTCGGGCACCTTCTTCGGGACTTACGCAGTCGATACCAATAACCACAGTTAGCGGTGGGTCTTGGTACAACTTCCTCTGGTACCGCTCGATCATGTCGATAGCTGGTCCAAACGATGGACCAAGGGGATCAAGTCGTCGGATGAGATCAAATCCAGCTCTATCCGAGTTTTTCTTTGCTGTCATCCACTTGATAACAGGGTAGAAATATGCCTTCATAGTCTGCTTGTCCTCCTTGAGATCAAAGGCCAGAAACACCTTAGGTATGCGAATAGTGTCCTTCGGCATCTTCTCCGCTAAAATCacagcatcttcttcggATGGATAGAATTCGGCGGCAAACTGATTGAACCAGCGGAGATCAGCACCCGTCTTCTCGGCAATTCTTGGAATGGGATCTTCAGTGACACCATCTGAGCCTGGAAACACGGGTTCGTAGCAGAAACGGACGTATGAATTGCCGCCGTCACTATTGTTGAGGCTGGTTTCGAATGGTGAGCCATTCGGGGTCAAAAGTGATCTTGCACGATCTTTTGTAGGGGCGCGCCCCATGCTCGGAAGAATATAGGTGTCAAGGAACTCGAGATGAGCAGCTTGTTGTTCGGGAGTGTAATCTCCAACGGATTTGAGAAGAGATGCGAGAACCGGTTTGGTGTGTTTCGTCCAGAAGGCTatgccatcttctttggctttgagatCTGAGGGCTTATTACTGGTAAGTTAATTCGGTCAGTATATGAGGTATGCTCGGATTTTTTGTCACACCTTTCTCCTGTGCTTTGAAGACCTTCTTCGTGGTCCGTTGATGCTGCAGGCATTTTAGGATTAAGAGGCTCTAATGTTGATGCCATATCGCGAAGAGCTGTGATCTTGGTAGCCAGATTGGGTTATGAGCGAAGGTTATCAGCGCTGCCTGCTTTGCTGGAGATGATTTTGTCACTGCTGTGATGCTCTATCCGAGACAGCCGTAGGGGCTAAGTTCTGACGGCGGGGCCAGTGAATAACCCTTGTCAGTGAGAGAGATAGGCACCAGCTCACTGAGTTTTAGCGCACAGCTACGCGCAGCTTTTATAGCTCTGACTTGCAGTCCTTTCTTGACTCGGACAAAGCGGTCCAAAGAATCACAGTTCAATTAGTATCTCACTTCTGATTCGCAAATTTCGTTGCTAACGCTTACTCCATGTGAATCATGGACAATGTCGACAAGCGATTCACCACCAGCGATGGTGACACCTATGCCTACGACTACATCCCCCCCAAGGACAACAAAGAAACGTTTCTCTTCATTCACGGTTGCCCTTCTTCGCGCTACGACTGGCGATACCAATTTGAGGACCTCTCAGAGGCAGGTTACGGGGTTATTGCCCCAGATTGTCTCGGCTATGGCGATTCTGACAAATGCGCCGACCTTGAAGCTTACAATTTGAAGCGTCTCAGTGGGCACTTCATAGAATTGCTAGATCAGGAGAAGATTAGCAAGGTCATTGGCGTCTCGCATGACTGGGGATCTATGGTCATGTCTCGAGTTGTTGTTTGGCATCCTGAGAGATTTTCCAAGCTGGTGTTCATGTCTGCGGGCTAT
It encodes:
- a CDS encoding major facilitator superfamily domain-containing protein, encoding MSDRSWCEHSERANEVRSEVQGNNKVSMKSLLLLLSINLVYFVHVANVVGSGALTRDISAVVGGAHDSVWYSEVIAILTALLGIPASQAADLWGRKTILVCLTSCGFFGSLTIAKASSSGTAIAGFAVLGISFGAQPLLHAISSEVVARKYRPWAQGSINVSASLGAIVGLLIGGVLTRHEHHDGFRAYWYMVAGIYAVATVACQFFYNPPPRALEIVLTVSEKMRNLDWVGYGFLTPALVLFCMSLAWSGNPYSWTDAHVLATFLIGVLSGVALIVYETSIKKNGMFHHRLFRDRNFALALGCIFAEGMAFHCGNNYFAFEVSVLFATDNLIIGAQYSMAFIALGISAIVSGIWCSISKALRFPIILAFGFKILFMVLMATVSKSTPQALIWIYPITLGLGLGVCMPALITVAHFATPRELIAITSGLMISIRSLGGSIGLAVFNAIFSNGLSSNLAPKISHAVLPLGFPERELPQLIPALAHNDTVALKQIHGISPEIIHAGVDGLLEAYRVSFRGVWLTTASLCLVASIAGFFLRDPTEKFTSQIDAPIALDTEVVEIEKRTKIPGDSA
- a CDS encoding Scytalone dehydratase — protein: MVTSRVDPADALQVAAITFDWGDSLDAKDWDRLASIVAPELVVDYTVVTGEKWDAMPAKDFVAMVSDPGFVGDALVDSQHFIGASKYEVLSDGRIVGTHQLRAAHQRYTGPDKKTVEAKGHCHAVMQHTYAKVDGEWKLAGLKPTMYWNEHDFSKIFKGSQ
- a CDS encoding aromatic prenyltransferase is translated as MPAASTDHEEGLQSTGESNKPSDLKAKEDGIAFWTKHTKPVLASLLKSVGDYTPEQQAAHLEFLDTYILPSMGRAPTKDRARSLLTPNGSPFETSLNNSDGGNSYVRFCYEPVFPGSDGVTEDPIPRIAEKTGADLRWFNQFAAEFYPSEEDAVILAEKMPKDTIRIPKVFLAFDLKEDKQTMKAYFYPVIKWMTAKKNSDRAGFDLIRRLDPLGPSFGPAIDMIERYQRKLYQDPPLTVVIGIDCVSPEEGARVKIYIEPQSNTWEAVVQHVTLGGQVTDKTTMDGLAVLRDMWHILINEPEDKEFDEKFSKKILENKPDVSGACFSWELRPDQGIPEVKIYVPLNQYFKSDKDATEAMEKVFRKRGWAWGEEGTYQKIVSDAYGSDVIDDTVTTPTEHTFVSFNFSQKKGVYMTTYVAPFVRFP